The following proteins come from a genomic window of Micavibrio aeruginosavorus EPB:
- a CDS encoding flagellar biosynthesis protein FlhF — protein MSMSLFRATRPTLNRFFCSTALVVCALTLSACGGSDADELGTVQTSSQICPITQPMTMADANLDMQAGMQPARGMNVSPDALFAEDIQDPMARIKRAEAAIVDLRRDMNALQAPIAQTTAAPLTPQDQVPPPAPVMEAGTAAPQSLSPIVNQPTAPTPNTHPNTHPSTPAITTTAAPMPPTKAPVMAPVMAPVMDEPVVKATAPVQSKIAAPSGPVISAMRIGEHARMTRLVLDAGSAVKFTTDLDNSEDLLLVELPGMKWTAAKSGTSSSPAVKSWSTQSMDNGTDGTRLVIVLRQDVSIADKSLIAPDANAAHYRAVIDLKHLGTIKRPAPAPKAAPEPAAEPVKTEEPKAEAPKAEEPKAETPAKTETVTPAATVDTQAATTAPATTATAEPAHAEPSAHVPPPSTIASPKTTATTPDGHGHDTVQDGELLSGGQ, from the coding sequence ATGTCCATGTCGCTTTTCCGGGCCACCCGCCCCACGCTGAACCGCTTTTTCTGCAGCACCGCTCTGGTGGTGTGCGCGCTGACGTTGTCGGCCTGTGGCGGATCAGACGCGGATGAGTTGGGCACGGTGCAAACCAGCAGCCAAATCTGCCCGATCACTCAGCCAATGACGATGGCCGATGCGAATCTGGATATGCAGGCCGGCATGCAACCGGCACGGGGGATGAATGTCAGCCCCGACGCCCTGTTCGCCGAAGACATCCAGGACCCGATGGCCCGCATCAAACGCGCCGAGGCCGCGATTGTAGATTTACGCCGCGATATGAACGCCTTGCAGGCCCCCATCGCGCAGACAACGGCCGCCCCGCTGACCCCACAGGATCAGGTCCCGCCGCCCGCGCCGGTCATGGAAGCCGGCACCGCGGCCCCGCAGAGCCTGTCCCCGATTGTGAACCAGCCGACGGCCCCCACCCCGAACACACATCCGAACACACATCCGAGCACACCTGCGATCACCACCACCGCCGCGCCCATGCCGCCCACAAAGGCCCCAGTGATGGCACCGGTGATGGCGCCTGTGATGGATGAACCCGTGGTGAAGGCCACGGCCCCCGTGCAAAGCAAAATTGCCGCCCCATCCGGCCCGGTCATCAGCGCCATGCGTATTGGTGAGCATGCGCGCATGACCCGCCTGGTCCTGGATGCCGGATCAGCGGTGAAATTCACCACCGATCTGGACAACAGCGAAGATTTATTGCTGGTCGAATTGCCGGGCATGAAATGGACCGCAGCAAAAAGCGGCACATCATCATCCCCCGCGGTCAAATCATGGTCGACGCAAAGCATGGATAACGGCACCGATGGCACCCGTCTGGTCATCGTCCTGCGCCAGGATGTCAGCATCGCGGACAAAAGCTTGATCGCGCCGGACGCCAACGCCGCCCATTACCGCGCCGTGATTGATTTGAAACATCTGGGCACCATCAAACGCCCGGCCCCGGCACCAAAAGCCGCGCCGGAGCCCGCCGCCGAGCCCGTGAAGACCGAAGAGCCGAAAGCCGAAGCCCCCAAAGCCGAGGAACCGAAAGCCGAGACACCGGCCAAAACGGAAACCGTGACACCCGCCGCCACCGTCGACACACAGGCCGCAACAACGGCCCCAGCGACAACAGCGACAGCGGAGCCCGCACACGCCGAACCGTCCGCCCACGTTCCGCCCCCATCCACCATCGCATCGCCCAAAACGACCGCGACCACACCGGATGGGCATGGTCACGATACAGTTCAGGATGGCGAATTGCTGTCCGGCGGGCAGTAA
- a CDS encoding FAD/NAD(P)-binding protein: protein MQKQSHIGIIGGGAAAVALAAHLARQADATGVRAPAITIFDPADVVGLGVAYATRDPAHVLNVPAAGMSLWPDRPHDFLDWLNDANSGWRVLDPSFEDMAVTPYSFMPRMVYGAYLRDRLARVNVTHRRVMVTGVTPLDAGVAVSGAGETHVFDAVVLACGNVAPVRVPGMDAAITSGQPGGALSLYGLRPNDIPPDLTGDNVMILGTGLSMVDAVLTLDRIGYDGQIVAVSRHGLVPQPHAPEMLTPRPPFVQADALPSTARGIMRALRRAARDGEWRTAVDSLRPFSNAIWRGLSLSERARLRRVLPYWAVHRHRMAPHVALRLQDLIGSGRLSIHHGRADSVRGDGNNGVIVAVDGVDHACDAVISALGYRSDPFAPGSLSATLIEEGVLHVDGPAMRIYDDATLRLHAGAPLYGLGPVLGAAFIETTAMPDIRQQAAAIATALLAQ from the coding sequence ATGCAAAAACAATCCCATATCGGCATTATTGGCGGCGGTGCGGCGGCGGTGGCGCTGGCGGCCCATCTGGCGCGTCAGGCCGATGCGACGGGCGTGCGTGCCCCGGCCATTACCATTTTTGATCCGGCGGATGTGGTCGGGCTTGGGGTGGCCTATGCCACCCGTGATCCGGCGCATGTTTTGAACGTTCCGGCCGCGGGGATGAGCCTGTGGCCAGACCGCCCGCATGATTTTCTCGATTGGCTGAATGATGCCAATTCTGGCTGGCGTGTGCTGGATCCGTCGTTCGAGGATATGGCGGTCACGCCATACAGCTTTATGCCTCGTATGGTCTATGGCGCGTATCTGCGGGACCGTTTGGCCCGGGTCAATGTGACGCATCGGCGGGTCATGGTCACGGGGGTCACCCCGCTGGATGCGGGGGTCGCCGTGTCGGGGGCTGGTGAAACCCACGTTTTTGATGCGGTCGTGCTGGCCTGTGGCAACGTGGCCCCGGTGCGGGTTCCCGGCATGGATGCGGCGATTACGTCCGGCCAGCCGGGGGGGGCTTTGTCACTCTATGGCTTGCGCCCCAATGATATTCCCCCGGATTTGACCGGCGATAACGTCATGATTTTGGGCACGGGGTTGAGCATGGTGGATGCCGTGCTGACCCTCGACCGTATCGGGTATGACGGGCAAATCGTGGCGGTGTCGCGCCATGGACTGGTTCCCCAGCCGCATGCGCCGGAAATGCTGACGCCTCGTCCGCCCTTTGTGCAGGCCGATGCTTTGCCATCGACGGCGCGGGGGATTATGCGGGCCTTGCGCCGGGCGGCGCGGGATGGGGAATGGCGCACGGCGGTGGATTCCCTGCGGCCGTTCAGCAACGCAATCTGGCGCGGGCTTTCACTGTCTGAACGGGCGCGGTTGCGCCGGGTTTTGCCGTACTGGGCGGTGCACCGCCACCGCATGGCCCCGCACGTGGCCCTGCGATTGCAGGATTTGATCGGTTCCGGGCGCTTGTCCATCCACCATGGGCGCGCCGATTCGGTGCGGGGCGATGGCAACAACGGGGTCATCGTTGCGGTCGATGGGGTGGATCATGCGTGCGATGCGGTGATTTCCGCGCTCGGGTACCGTTCTGATCCCTTCGCGCCGGGCAGTTTGAGCGCGACATTGATCGAAGAGGGGGTTCTGCATGTGGATGGCCCGGCCATGCGGATTTATGATGACGCCACCTTGCGCCTGCATGCGGGGGCGCCGCTTTATGGGTTGGGGCCTGTTTTGGGCGCGGCGTTTATCGAAACCACAGCCATGCCGGACATCCGGCAACAGGCGGCGGCGATCGCCACGGCCCTTTTGGCGCAATAA
- a CDS encoding cold-shock protein, whose protein sequence is MATGTVKWFNTTKGYGFIQPDDGGSDVFIHITALEQAGIRGLKEGQKLSYELVTSRGKTAAGNIQLAD, encoded by the coding sequence ATGGCCACCGGGACCGTTAAATGGTTCAACACCACAAAAGGATATGGGTTTATTCAACCCGATGACGGCGGAAGCGACGTGTTCATTCACATCACCGCTCTGGAACAAGCCGGCATTCGCGGCCTGAAAGAAGGTCAGAAGCTGAGCTATGAACTGGTCACCAGCCGCGGCAAAACCGCAGCCGGGAACATCCAGCTGGCGGACTAA
- a CDS encoding helix-turn-helix transcriptional regulator has translation MSNKIVNYLFEDYMTEANRAESVDDLFAVLMKAVGKHGLDRAVFALMTDHADIGQKASFGIASNYSPDWVEYYFERGLNHTDPVAICASTQEESFAWVDLEQYMSLSKSQRTTMAMADEAGLHNGVAVPLRGSGSQIAGFGFATSQRHDAFDGNIDMVTAYCNHFYVAYRRLLQRNDPAKNIIFTDKEREVLKWVAAGKTDAEIAIILNLSRNTIDAHMRKIFKKLEANNRVLAAVKAITLGLVHI, from the coding sequence ATGTCGAATAAAATTGTCAACTATTTGTTCGAAGATTATATGACCGAGGCCAATCGGGCCGAAAGCGTTGACGATTTGTTTGCGGTCCTTATGAAAGCCGTTGGCAAGCATGGCCTTGATCGCGCCGTGTTTGCGTTGATGACGGATCATGCCGATATTGGCCAGAAGGCGAGTTTTGGGATCGCGTCGAATTATTCACCGGACTGGGTTGAATATTATTTTGAGCGCGGATTAAACCATACGGATCCGGTGGCCATTTGTGCCTCGACGCAGGAGGAGTCATTCGCCTGGGTCGATTTGGAACAATATATGTCCCTCAGCAAATCACAGCGCACGACGATGGCGATGGCGGATGAGGCGGGCCTGCATAACGGGGTTGCCGTTCCGCTGCGTGGATCGGGAAGTCAGATTGCCGGGTTCGGCTTTGCGACGTCGCAAAGACATGATGCCTTTGATGGCAATATTGATATGGTGACGGCCTATTGCAACCATTTCTATGTTGCGTACAGGCGCCTTTTGCAGCGCAACGATCCGGCAAAAAACATCATCTTCACGGACAAGGAACGCGAAGTTCTGAAATGGGTGGCGGCCGGAAAAACGGACGCGGAGATTGCTATCATATTGAATTTAAGTCGAAATACGATTGACGCCCATATGCGTAAGATCTTTAAAAAGCTGGAAGCCAACAACCGTGTTTTGGCCGCCGTCAAGGCCATTACGCTGGGGCTGGTCCATATTTAA
- a CDS encoding Lnb N-terminal periplasmic domain-containing protein, whose translation MPSNRRNKILATLRSAGLTLTILIPSILVGMALWYRAPFQGLFGLGDGSWLAASLWVSYVAATLYYALFTWRRPLATGVFMVAMALALMWWTSIKPQNYRYWMPEVANIVSADIDGPMVTIKDVRTFTWRSIDDYDAKWEKRTYDTDTITSVDLFLSYWGMPAIAHTLVSFGFENGDHVVFSVEIRKEDGEVYSNLAGFFKEYELALIAADESDIIYLRTNIRGEDVYRYSIKAKPEAMKALFLSYVNTGNTLRKTPQFYNTLTANCTTIVFSMAQAIVPGLHMDPRIILSGHLPAYIHERGGLNAPEGASLADITAAAAITEKARAIAGPTNYSHRIRSE comes from the coding sequence ATGCCGTCAAACAGAAGAAATAAAATCCTCGCCACTCTCCGCTCAGCTGGCCTGACCCTTACAATCTTGATCCCATCCATTTTGGTGGGAATGGCATTGTGGTACCGCGCACCGTTTCAGGGACTGTTCGGCCTGGGCGATGGCAGCTGGCTTGCCGCCAGCCTTTGGGTCAGTTATGTCGCGGCTACGCTTTATTACGCGTTGTTCACATGGCGCCGACCGTTGGCAACGGGCGTATTTATGGTCGCCATGGCGCTGGCACTCATGTGGTGGACGTCGATCAAACCACAAAATTATCGTTACTGGATGCCCGAGGTTGCAAACATCGTCTCCGCCGACATCGATGGGCCGATGGTAACGATCAAGGATGTCCGCACTTTCACATGGCGCAGCATTGATGATTACGATGCAAAATGGGAAAAACGCACCTACGACACCGACACCATCACATCGGTTGATCTGTTTTTATCCTATTGGGGAATGCCCGCAATCGCCCACACGCTGGTCAGCTTTGGTTTCGAAAACGGCGATCATGTGGTCTTTTCCGTCGAAATCCGCAAGGAAGACGGCGAAGTCTATTCAAACCTCGCCGGATTTTTTAAGGAATATGAGCTCGCCCTGATTGCCGCGGATGAAAGCGATATCATCTATCTGCGCACCAACATCCGTGGCGAAGACGTATACCGCTATTCCATCAAAGCCAAACCCGAAGCCATGAAAGCCTTGTTTCTTTCTTACGTGAACACGGGCAATACATTGCGAAAAACACCGCAATTCTACAACACGCTGACCGCGAACTGCACAACCATCGTTTTCAGCATGGCCCAGGCGATTGTACCCGGCCTGCACATGGACCCGCGCATCATCCTATCCGGACACCTGCCCGCATACATCCACGAACGCGGCGGCCTCAACGCCCCCGAGGGCGCGTCACTCGCAGACATCACGGCGGCGGCGGCGATTACGGAGAAGGCCCGCGCAATCGCGGGCCCCACCAACTATTCGCACCGTATCCGGTCAGAATAA
- the ycaC gene encoding isochorismate family cysteine hydrolase YcaC yields the protein MNPTYKKLDKNNAAVLLVDHQTGLINLVQDYTPNEFKNNVLAIANIAKYFKLPTILTTSFENGPNGPLVPELKDMFPNTPYVARPGQINAWDNDDFVKAVKATGKKQLIIAGVVTEVCVAFPALSAIEEGFDVFIVTDASGTFNKDTRDAALMRMVQAGAQPLNWFAVACELHRDWRNDVEGLGTLFSNHIPNYRNLMNSYASRGKQAA from the coding sequence ATGAATCCGACATATAAAAAACTTGATAAAAACAACGCCGCCGTCCTGCTGGTCGATCACCAGACCGGATTGATCAATCTGGTTCAGGATTACACGCCGAATGAATTCAAGAACAATGTTCTGGCGATTGCAAACATCGCCAAATATTTCAAATTACCAACCATCCTGACCACCAGCTTTGAAAACGGCCCCAACGGCCCGCTGGTTCCGGAATTGAAAGACATGTTCCCGAACACGCCCTATGTCGCCCGCCCGGGTCAGATTAACGCATGGGACAATGACGATTTCGTGAAAGCCGTCAAAGCCACCGGTAAAAAACAATTGATCATCGCCGGTGTGGTGACCGAAGTGTGCGTGGCCTTCCCCGCCCTTTCCGCGATTGAAGAAGGGTTTGACGTGTTCATCGTCACCGATGCATCGGGCACGTTCAACAAGGACACGCGCGATGCCGCCCTGATGCGCATGGTGCAGGCCGGGGCCCAGCCGTTGAACTGGTTTGCGGTGGCGTGCGAACTGCATCGCGACTGGCGCAATGATGTCGAGGGGCTGGGAACGTTGTTTTCCAACCACATTCCGAACTACCGCAACCTGATGAACAGCTATGCAAGCCGCGGTAAACAGGCCGCCTAA
- a CDS encoding pirin family protein produces MKAQKMTPATPKAIKRIIRNTQAHWVGDGFPVTTMFSYNTHGADVSPFLMLDYAGPAMFEPSDRPRGVEQHPHRGFETVTIVYEGEVEHSDNAGNSGKIGPGDVQWMTAGRGILHEEMHGRDFTARGGVLEMIQLWVNLPAKDKMTAPAYQELAKAQIPVISLPGEAGTLRVIAGDYNGTRGAARTFTPINVFDMRLQAGGTTSLSLPDDFTTMALVLRGEVRVNGLKTLQPRDLALFELAGEDILLEATKDTAILLLNGAPIDEPIAGYGPFVMNTQDEIRQAFDDYRAGRF; encoded by the coding sequence ATGAAAGCGCAAAAAATGACCCCGGCCACACCCAAAGCGATAAAGCGTATCATTCGCAACACCCAAGCCCACTGGGTTGGCGATGGCTTCCCCGTCACGACAATGTTTTCGTACAACACCCATGGCGCGGATGTCAGCCCGTTCCTGATGCTGGATTATGCCGGCCCGGCGATGTTTGAACCATCCGACCGTCCGCGCGGGGTTGAACAACACCCGCACCGCGGCTTTGAAACAGTCACCATCGTGTATGAAGGCGAGGTGGAGCACAGCGATAACGCCGGAAACAGCGGCAAAATCGGCCCCGGCGATGTGCAGTGGATGACCGCCGGGCGCGGTATCCTGCACGAAGAAATGCACGGACGCGATTTCACCGCGCGCGGTGGCGTGTTGGAGATGATCCAGCTCTGGGTCAATTTGCCCGCGAAGGATAAAATGACCGCGCCCGCCTATCAGGAACTGGCGAAGGCGCAGATCCCGGTGATCTCCCTGCCCGGCGAAGCGGGAACGTTGCGTGTGATTGCCGGTGATTATAACGGCACGCGCGGAGCCGCCCGCACCTTCACGCCGATCAATGTCTTTGACATGCGACTGCAGGCGGGCGGCACAACGTCCTTGTCCCTGCCCGATGATTTCACCACCATGGCGCTGGTTTTACGCGGCGAAGTGCGGGTTAACGGCCTGAAAACATTGCAACCCCGCGACCTGGCCCTGTTTGAACTGGCTGGCGAGGATATATTATTGGAAGCAACGAAAGACACAGCAATCCTGTTGTTGAACGGCGCACCGATTGATGAACCCATCGCCGGATACGGCCCGTTCGTCATGAACACCCAAGACGAAATCCGGCAGGCCTTTGACGATTACCGCGCCGGGCGCTTTTAA
- a CDS encoding winged helix-turn-helix transcriptional regulator, protein MAKTKEKSVSCPVEVTLAVMAGRWKILIIHQLVDGPKRFNQLQRELGAITHRTLSQQLREMEEDGLVIRTDYGEIPPRVDYALSPRGMTLKPILRAMEKWALEHGAAVINKSKK, encoded by the coding sequence ATGGCCAAAACCAAGGAAAAATCCGTATCGTGCCCGGTGGAAGTGACGTTGGCGGTGATGGCGGGGCGATGGAAAATCCTGATTATCCATCAGCTGGTGGACGGGCCGAAGCGGTTTAATCAGCTCCAGCGCGAGTTGGGGGCGATTACCCACCGCACGCTGAGCCAGCAATTGCGCGAGATGGAGGAGGATGGTCTGGTCATCCGTACCGATTACGGCGAAATACCACCGCGTGTGGATTACGCCTTGTCGCCGCGCGGGATGACATTGAAACCCATTCTCAGGGCGATGGAGAAATGGGCGCTGGAGCATGGTGCGGCTGTAATAAATAAATCTAAAAAATAA
- a CDS encoding cytochrome ubiquinol oxidase subunit I: MDLDPALLARVQFAANITFHILFPSITIALGWILLFFKTRFNATKDQKWMDAYFVWTKIFALCFAMGVVSGITMSFQFGTNWPGFMETVGNIAGPLLAYEVLTAFFLEATFLGIMLFGFRRVPGWLHTTATVLVAAGTTFSAFWILALNSWMQTPVGFEMIPNDAGHMQAHATDWMQIIFNPSFPYRMVHMLLASGLTASFLVAGISAYRWFRNDRAPAVLAALRTGVTIAAILIPIQIYAGDLHGLNTLEHQPQKVAAMEGLWETREGAPLVLFAMPNEETRTNDFAIEIPNLASLILTHHMDGELKGLNEFVGNHPPVAPVFWAFRIMVGTGILMLVLSWAAAFYLWRKGDMPKLLTFAMIPMAFSGWVATVAGWYVTEIGRQPWLVTGVLRTEDAISAVPAPIIGISLSMYLAVYAALLVAFIGTLLYIARKAGTQTQTVQTPPASGQAIVEAIAE, from the coding sequence ATGGACCTCGATCCCGCCCTTCTGGCCCGCGTTCAATTCGCTGCCAATATTACGTTCCATATTTTATTCCCCAGCATCACCATCGCGCTTGGATGGATCCTGCTGTTCTTCAAAACGCGGTTTAACGCGACGAAGGACCAGAAATGGATGGATGCGTATTTCGTCTGGACGAAAATTTTCGCCCTCTGTTTCGCTATGGGCGTGGTCAGCGGCATCACCATGTCGTTCCAGTTCGGCACCAACTGGCCGGGCTTTATGGAGACGGTGGGCAATATCGCCGGACCATTGCTGGCATACGAAGTGCTGACGGCGTTTTTCCTCGAAGCCACGTTCCTGGGCATCATGCTGTTCGGCTTCCGGCGTGTTCCGGGGTGGTTGCATACCACGGCGACGGTTCTGGTCGCGGCGGGCACGACATTTTCGGCCTTCTGGATTTTGGCGTTGAACAGCTGGATGCAAACCCCCGTCGGGTTTGAAATGATCCCGAATGACGCGGGTCATATGCAGGCGCATGCAACGGATTGGATGCAGATTATTTTTAATCCGTCATTCCCCTATCGCATGGTGCACATGTTGCTGGCCTCCGGCTTGACGGCATCGTTTCTGGTGGCGGGCATTTCCGCCTATCGCTGGTTCCGCAATGACCGGGCTCCGGCTGTGCTGGCCGCGTTGCGCACGGGCGTGACGATTGCCGCCATCCTGATCCCGATTCAGATTTATGCGGGCGATCTGCATGGTTTGAACACGCTGGAGCACCAGCCGCAAAAAGTGGCGGCGATGGAAGGGCTGTGGGAAACCCGCGAAGGGGCACCCTTGGTCCTGTTCGCCATGCCGAATGAAGAAACGCGGACAAACGATTTCGCCATTGAAATCCCCAATCTGGCCAGCCTGATCCTGACCCATCATATGGATGGGGAATTGAAGGGGTTGAATGAATTTGTTGGCAATCATCCGCCTGTGGCCCCGGTCTTTTGGGCGTTCCGCATCATGGTGGGGACGGGCATTTTGATGCTGGTCCTGTCATGGGCGGCGGCCTTTTACCTGTGGCGCAAGGGCGATATGCCGAAACTGCTGACCTTTGCCATGATCCCGATGGCGTTTTCGGGGTGGGTGGCCACGGTGGCCGGATGGTATGTCACCGAAATCGGGCGTCAACCGTGGCTGGTCACCGGCGTGTTGCGGACCGAGGATGCTATCTCCGCCGTTCCCGCGCCGATCATCGGGATCAGCCTGTCCATGTATCTGGCGGTGTATGCCGCGTTGTTGGTCGCCTTTATTGGCACGCTGCTGTACATCGCGCGTAAGGCGGGGACGCAAACACAAACGGTACAAACACCGCCGGCCTCTGGTCAGGCGATTGTTGAAGCCATCGCGGAATAA
- a CDS encoding cytochrome d ubiquinol oxidase subunit II gives MEIFANGHWLPLAFAGLMGLSMLIYAVLDGYDLGVGILMQAADEAEKDRMIASIGPFWDANETWLVLGVGLLLVAFPMAHGIILSSLYLPVALMLIGLILRGVAFDFRAKVSAAHKGIWNNLFFGGSLLTAVSQGYMLGSYILGFDTGWGPVAFALLTGVCVAFGYCLIGASWLLMKTEGDLQKKASRWARIALWGTFAGITLVSIATPLVSERIFDKWFTFPNVLLLAPIPVMTGLLVIGLETALRRLPRPDDHWCWLPFVATICLFVLCFHGLAYSFYPYIVPDKLTIVDAASAPESLMIILVGALIVLPVLIGYTFLAYKIFHGKSRDLHYD, from the coding sequence ATGGAAATTTTTGCAAACGGACATTGGTTGCCTCTGGCCTTCGCGGGGCTGATGGGCTTGTCGATGCTGATCTACGCCGTTCTGGATGGTTATGATCTGGGGGTCGGCATTTTGATGCAGGCGGCGGATGAGGCGGAGAAAGACCGCATGATCGCGTCCATCGGCCCGTTCTGGGATGCCAATGAAACGTGGCTGGTTCTGGGCGTGGGGTTGCTGTTGGTGGCGTTTCCGATGGCACACGGGATTATTCTGTCCAGCCTGTATCTGCCCGTGGCCTTGATGCTGATTGGTCTGATCCTGCGCGGGGTGGCGTTTGATTTCCGGGCCAAGGTCAGTGCCGCACATAAGGGCATCTGGAACAATTTGTTCTTTGGTGGCTCGCTGCTGACGGCAGTATCACAAGGGTATATGCTCGGCTCTTATATCCTCGGCTTTGACACGGGGTGGGGCCCGGTGGCCTTTGCCTTGTTGACTGGCGTATGTGTGGCGTTTGGTTATTGCCTGATCGGCGCGTCATGGCTGCTGATGAAAACCGAGGGTGATTTGCAGAAAAAAGCATCCCGCTGGGCGCGCATCGCCTTGTGGGGAACGTTTGCGGGCATCACGCTGGTGTCCATTGCCACACCGTTGGTCAGCGAACGCATCTTTGATAAGTGGTTTACGTTCCCGAACGTGTTGTTGCTGGCCCCGATTCCGGTCATGACCGGGTTGTTGGTGATTGGGCTGGAAACGGCGTTGCGTCGCCTGCCGCGCCCGGATGATCATTGGTGTTGGTTGCCGTTTGTGGCGACCATTTGCCTGTTCGTGCTGTGCTTCCATGGGTTGGCGTACAGCTTCTATCCGTACATCGTGCCGGACAAATTGACGATCGTGGATGCGGCCAGTGCGCCGGAATCGCTGATGATCATTCTGGTCGGGGCGTTGATCGTTCTGCCCGTGCTGATCGGCTATACCTTCCTGGCGTATAAAATCTTCCACGGGAAAAGCAGGGATTTGCATTACGATTAA
- a CDS encoding NAD(P)-dependent oxidoreductase: MNIALIGATGNIGSKILAEALSRGHSVTAIVRNTDALPTHERLSARKGDVGDEAALSTTLSGHEAVISSLPFSAFDPDRLLSAIKSSGVKRYIAVGGAGSLDLKPGLRLVDSDEFPAEWKNEARKGADYLTRLRRERDLDWTFISPSIMIEPGKRTGTFRLGGDSVLFAADGSSRISQEDYAIALIDELEHPAHIRQRFTVGY; the protein is encoded by the coding sequence ATGAACATTGCACTGATTGGCGCGACCGGAAACATTGGATCAAAAATCCTGGCCGAAGCGTTAAGCCGCGGCCATAGCGTCACGGCCATCGTCCGCAACACGGACGCATTGCCAACCCACGAACGGTTGAGCGCGCGCAAAGGCGATGTCGGCGATGAGGCCGCCTTGTCCACGACGCTATCCGGGCATGAGGCGGTGATCAGCAGTCTGCCCTTCTCCGCCTTTGATCCAGATCGATTACTGAGCGCGATCAAATCATCCGGTGTGAAACGCTATATCGCCGTTGGCGGTGCGGGCAGTCTGGATCTCAAACCCGGCCTGCGCCTGGTGGACAGCGATGAATTTCCTGCCGAATGGAAAAACGAGGCCCGCAAGGGCGCGGACTACCTGACCCGCCTGCGCCGGGAACGGGACCTGGATTGGACCTTTATCTCCCCATCTATCATGATCGAGCCGGGGAAACGCACGGGCACATTCCGCCTGGGTGGGGACTCTGTTCTGTTTGCGGCAGATGGGTCCAGCCGCATATCACAGGAAGATTACGCCATCGCGTTGATCGACGAGTTGGAGCATCCCGCCCACATCCGCCAGCGCTTTACCGTTGGATATTAA
- a CDS encoding SDR family NAD(P)-dependent oxidoreductase: MTRPLENKVALVTGASRGIGAAIAKKLAEDGATVAITYGASKDKADAVAKDIEAAGGQAIVIHGDANKPETMQAVADEVVKKFGRIDILVNNAGIMEGAASIGDVPMDALDRTININVKSLFILTQAVVKVMPDKGRIINLSSVLGERAVIPGISIYNTSKFAVNGMTRSWALDLGPRSITVNSILPGPIDTDMGNPDAAAFTAMKRLGKPEEVAALAAFLASPAASYISGAEITVDGGLNA, encoded by the coding sequence ATGACCCGCCCACTGGAAAACAAAGTCGCCCTCGTCACCGGAGCTTCCCGCGGTATTGGGGCAGCCATTGCCAAGAAACTGGCCGAAGACGGTGCCACCGTTGCCATCACCTACGGCGCATCAAAAGACAAAGCCGACGCCGTCGCAAAAGATATCGAGGCCGCAGGCGGTCAAGCCATCGTCATCCATGGGGACGCCAACAAACCGGAAACAATGCAAGCCGTTGCCGATGAAGTGGTCAAAAAATTCGGGCGTATTGATATTCTTGTCAACAATGCCGGAATTATGGAGGGTGCCGCCAGCATTGGTGATGTTCCGATGGATGCGCTGGACCGCACGATCAACATCAATGTGAAATCGCTTTTCATACTGACGCAGGCCGTCGTCAAAGTGATGCCGGATAAGGGGCGCATTATCAACCTGTCCAGCGTTCTCGGTGAACGGGCCGTTATACCAGGCATCAGCATCTACAACACGAGCAAATTTGCCGTCAATGGCATGACACGTTCATGGGCATTGGACCTTGGCCCACGTAGCATCACCGTTAATTCGATATTGCCCGGCCCGATTGACACCGATATGGGCAACCCGGACGCCGCAGCCTTCACAGCCATGAAACGTTTGGGCAAACCCGAAGAAGTCGCCGCTCTGGCCGCGTTCCTAGCCTCGCCAGCGGCCAGCTATATCTCCGGTGCTGAAATCACTGTCGATGGTGGATTGAATGCATAA